Below is a genomic region from Zea mays cultivar B73 chromosome 9, Zm-B73-REFERENCE-NAM-5.0, whole genome shotgun sequence.
TGAAGGTAATTCATTACGAAATATCATTGTTCGACAATACATATTACCGAATAATAAGTTCATTATTACATAACTTCAAATAAAACACCAATACTACTGAGTACAACGGGGCCATTTGCCTTTGCGAAATGCATCAGGGttctcctccattgcttcctttgCACGACGTGCACGCTCAAGCTTCTTCTCCTTATCTTCCCTGCATTCAGCAACACGCCTCATTTTCTCTTCGTCTTCACGTTGTTGCTCGGCAGCAAGCTCCTCTCGTCTTTTTTTCATCCTCTCTTTGTCCTCTGCATCCCACTTTTGAAGATTCTCCAGCCACTTCTTATCTTTCTCTGATATTTCTGTGTCAATCCACTGCTCAAAATCACATAGCGGTGGAGGAGTCTACAAAATGTGCAATTATTAGTACGCAAAAAAACATTTACAAAAACATTCACAAATGTAAACATATAACAAGACTATTCTCACCATTAAATTCATCCGACGTTGAACAATAGTTGGCTCAAATGCaaagttagcacacatccaataccT
It encodes:
- the LOC103641469 gene encoding uncharacterized protein; this translates as MAPRYVPINSTLRLACCCAHFNSSKLEMSRRGKYAKQRKGPLTGTAFDPLPLPSGVPVPMCFCGDPCKVDKSEDHDTYRQRYWMCANFAFEPTIVQRRMNLMTPPPLCDFEQWIDTEISEKDKKWLENLQKWDAEDKERMKKRREELAAEQQREDEEKMRRVAECREDKEKKLERARRAKEAMEENPDAFRKGKWPRCTQ